One Bartonella tribocorum CIP 105476 genomic window carries:
- the parC gene encoding DNA topoisomerase IV subunit A, giving the protein MSDKMNLPFDKEHIEPIELRSALQERYLAYALSTITHRALPDVRDGLKPVHRRIVHAMRLLKLNPGQSYAKCARIVGDVMGKFHPHGDASIYDALVRLAQSFAVRYPLVDGQGNFGNIDGDNAAAMRYTEARMTEVAALLLEGINENAIDFRLTYNEEDEEPVVLPGAFPNLLANGSSGIAVGMATSIPPHNVAELCDAALHLIAHPDTRDEDLNQFVLGPDFPTGGILVEPKESIEESYRIGRGFFRLRSRWHQETGSRGSYVIVVTEIPYQVQKSRLIEKTAELLLARRLPMLEDIQDESAEDIRIVLVPKNRSVDPELLMESLFKLTDFEVRFPLNLNVLSLGKIPNVLSLRESLQQWLVHRQEVLIRRSHYRLDQIDCRLEILHGYLIAYLNLDEVIQIIREEDEPKRKLINRFELTENQAEAILNMRLRSLRKLEEFEIRKEFETLKAEKEKLQNLLASPIKQWKIVSEEIKKVRNTFGPETLLGKRRTTFEEAPRHDLDDIQQAMIEKEPVTVVISEKGWMRALKGHLNDYKALSFKEGDSLKLAFPAFTTDKIVLISTGGKFFALGANSLPGGRGHGEPIRLLVDMDDEHDVLTAFVHHAEEKLLLVSSQGNGFIVPAAEVIANTRKGKQVMNVKSPDKVKLCAPVHGDHVAVVGENRKMLIFSIEQIPEMNRGKGVRLQRYKEGGIVDAKTFNLSEGLSWQDTAERIFNRQADDLIEWMGIRAGVGRMVPKGFPKSGKFTD; this is encoded by the coding sequence ATGTCTGATAAAATGAATTTACCTTTTGATAAAGAACATATTGAGCCAATAGAGTTACGTTCTGCTTTACAGGAACGCTATTTGGCTTATGCGCTTTCTACGATTACGCATCGTGCATTGCCTGATGTGCGTGATGGATTGAAACCTGTCCATCGGCGGATTGTTCATGCAATGCGCCTTCTCAAACTGAATCCTGGACAGTCTTATGCAAAATGTGCGCGGATTGTCGGTGATGTCATGGGAAAATTTCATCCTCATGGGGATGCATCTATTTATGATGCTTTGGTACGCTTGGCTCAAAGTTTTGCGGTTCGTTATCCGTTGGTTGATGGACAAGGAAATTTTGGTAATATTGATGGTGATAATGCTGCGGCTATGCGTTATACGGAAGCACGCATGACTGAAGTGGCTGCGTTGTTGCTTGAGGGTATTAATGAAAATGCTATTGATTTTCGTTTGACCTACAATGAAGAAGATGAAGAGCCTGTTGTTCTACCAGGTGCTTTCCCTAATCTTTTAGCCAATGGTTCTTCAGGGATTGCTGTTGGTATGGCAACATCTATTCCTCCCCACAATGTTGCTGAGCTCTGTGATGCAGCGCTGCATTTGATTGCACATCCTGATACGCGTGATGAGGATTTAAATCAATTTGTGCTGGGACCTGATTTTCCAACCGGTGGCATTTTGGTTGAGCCTAAAGAGAGTATTGAGGAATCTTATCGTATAGGGCGGGGTTTTTTTCGATTACGTTCACGTTGGCATCAGGAAACTGGTAGTCGTGGTTCTTACGTGATTGTTGTGACTGAAATTCCCTATCAAGTTCAAAAGTCACGTCTTATTGAAAAAACTGCGGAATTGTTGCTTGCGCGGCGCTTACCAATGCTTGAGGATATTCAAGATGAATCAGCAGAAGATATCCGCATTGTGCTTGTTCCTAAAAATCGGTCGGTTGATCCTGAACTTCTTATGGAATCCCTTTTTAAATTGACTGATTTTGAAGTAAGATTTCCTCTTAATCTTAATGTTCTATCTTTGGGAAAAATACCGAATGTGCTCTCGCTGCGAGAAAGTTTGCAGCAATGGCTTGTACATCGTCAAGAAGTACTTATTCGACGCTCTCATTATCGGCTTGATCAAATTGATTGCCGATTAGAGATTCTTCATGGGTATCTTATTGCCTATTTGAATCTCGATGAGGTTATACAGATTATTCGTGAAGAAGATGAACCCAAAAGGAAGTTGATTAATCGTTTTGAATTAACAGAAAATCAAGCTGAAGCTATTCTTAATATGCGCTTGCGTTCTTTACGGAAGCTTGAAGAATTTGAAATTCGTAAGGAATTTGAAACGCTTAAAGCTGAAAAAGAAAAACTACAGAATTTGTTAGCCTCTCCTATAAAACAATGGAAAATAGTTTCCGAAGAAATTAAAAAAGTTCGCAATACTTTTGGTCCTGAAACGCTCTTAGGGAAAAGACGTACGACGTTTGAAGAAGCGCCAAGACATGATCTTGACGATATTCAACAAGCGATGATTGAAAAAGAACCGGTTACTGTTGTTATTTCTGAAAAGGGGTGGATGCGTGCTTTGAAGGGACATTTAAACGATTACAAAGCGCTTTCTTTTAAAGAAGGAGACAGTTTAAAGTTAGCATTTCCGGCATTTACGACCGACAAGATTGTGCTAATAAGTACTGGTGGAAAGTTTTTCGCACTTGGTGCAAATAGTTTGCCTGGAGGAAGGGGACATGGTGAACCCATTCGTCTTTTAGTTGATATGGATGATGAGCATGATGTTCTTACAGCTTTTGTGCATCATGCAGAAGAAAAATTGCTTTTGGTTTCATCTCAGGGCAATGGCTTTATCGTTCCTGCTGCAGAAGTGATTGCCAACACACGAAAAGGAAAACAAGTGATGAATGTGAAATCTCCTGATAAGGTAAAGCTTTGTGCTCCGGTTCATGGTGATCATGTTGCTGTGGTTGGTGAAAACCGCAAAATGCTTATTTTTTCTATTGAACAAATACCAGAAATGAATCGTGGTAAAGGGGTTCGTTTACAACGTTACAAAGAGGGTGGTATTGTTGATGCTAAAACTTTTAATTTATCAGAAGGTTTAAGTTGGCAAGATACAGCTGAACGAATCTTTAACCGTCAAGCTGATGATCTCATTGAATGGATGGGAATACGTGCGGGGGTTGGGCGTATGGTTCCAAAAGGATTCCCAAAATCAGGCAAATTTACCGATTAA